A single genomic interval of Lacrimispora sphenoides JCM 1415 harbors:
- the coaW gene encoding type II pantothenate kinase: MKITIGIDLGGSTTKIVGFQDNKLKIPTFVKADNPIASLFGALGKFIYENNIQLNEIEKIMITGVGSAYVDQPLYGIPTYKVDEFTCNGLGGQYFTGLNDLIVVSMGTGTSLVQVNGDKIVHTGGIGIGGGTILGLSSLLLKTQDISQIMELASRGNISNIDLQIQDISKKPLPGLPLSATASNFGKVRNLVSDEDIAAGIINMVLQVIGKSAILSSLNSNINNFVMTGNLAKFPQCKGVFQSLETMFQVHFIIPDQAEYGTAIGAALTEERHMEMRQILYPSENTPL; this comes from the coding sequence ATGAAAATTACAATTGGAATTGATCTTGGAGGAAGTACCACTAAAATTGTAGGATTTCAAGATAATAAATTAAAAATTCCTACTTTTGTTAAAGCTGATAACCCAATTGCATCTCTGTTTGGAGCTCTTGGAAAATTCATCTATGAAAACAACATCCAGTTGAATGAAATTGAAAAGATTATGATCACAGGGGTTGGCAGCGCATACGTAGACCAGCCTTTATATGGAATTCCTACTTATAAGGTAGACGAGTTCACCTGCAATGGTCTTGGAGGACAATACTTTACAGGGTTAAATGACTTAATCGTCGTGAGCATGGGAACAGGAACCTCTCTTGTCCAGGTAAACGGAGATAAAATTGTCCATACCGGAGGAATCGGCATTGGAGGCGGAACCATCCTCGGTCTTTCAAGCCTCCTTTTAAAAACCCAGGATATCTCCCAGATCATGGAGCTTGCTAGCAGGGGAAATATAAGCAACATTGACTTGCAGATACAGGATATCTCAAAAAAGCCCCTTCCAGGCCTTCCTCTTTCTGCCACAGCCTCTAACTTCGGCAAGGTACGCAATCTTGTTTCCGACGAGGATATCGCTGCAGGAATCATTAATATGGTGCTTCAGGTGATTGGAAAATCTGCTATTTTATCTTCCTTAAACAGCAACATCAACAATTTTGTCATGACCGGGAATCTTGCAAAATTCCCTCAGTGCAAAGGCGTCTTTCAATCTCTTGAAACGATGTTCCAGGTCCATTTTATTATACCGGATCAGGCAGAATACGGTACTGCAATAGGAGCAGCCCTTACAGAAGAACGCCATATGGAAATGAGGCAGATTTTATATCCTTCCGAAAATACGCCTTTATAG
- a CDS encoding biotin transporter BioY, translating into MNTAKSFQTKSSSANRITTKELVLAGMFAAVLAVISQLSIPMPTGVPITIQIFGVALIGTVLGWRLGFLATLIYLLLGAVGLPVFSNFRGGIQFLLDLTGGYKWGWLIMVLLCGIRPKTGSKLLNTILIFLLPILGTLMDEAIGGLQWAALSGDMSVSAVFSYSIVAFVPKDIILTVIAVITGIPIRKAVSRQ; encoded by the coding sequence ATGAATACAGCAAAATCGTTTCAAACAAAGAGCTCATCTGCAAACCGGATAACCACAAAGGAACTGGTTCTGGCCGGTATGTTTGCGGCTGTTCTTGCCGTAATATCCCAATTATCTATCCCTATGCCAACAGGAGTTCCCATTACCATCCAGATCTTTGGAGTGGCACTTATAGGAACCGTGTTAGGGTGGAGGCTGGGCTTTTTAGCAACTCTGATTTACCTCCTCTTAGGCGCTGTGGGCCTGCCGGTCTTTTCAAACTTTCGCGGAGGCATCCAATTCCTGCTGGATCTTACCGGCGGTTACAAATGGGGCTGGCTGATTATGGTGCTCCTCTGCGGCATCAGGCCGAAAACCGGCAGCAAGCTTCTAAACACAATCCTTATATTTCTCCTTCCGATTCTTGGTACTCTCATGGATGAAGCCATCGGAGGCCTTCAATGGGCAGCTTTATCCGGAGATATGTCGGTATCAGCCGTATTTTCCTATTCCATAGTGGCATTTGTTCCCAAGGACATTATACTTACAGTGATTGCTGTTATCACCGGAATTCCTATTCGAAAAGCCGTATCACGGCAATGA
- a CDS encoding alpha/beta fold hydrolase, which translates to MKTKNKLLTLLILSASTAVTTAVINKCIKYSATSKNILADSKSLCYKWRFGNIHYTKTGTGKPLLLIHDLTACSSGYEWNQMVNHLKEEYTVYTLDLLGCGRSEKPDLTYTNYLYVQLISDFIKSEIGHRTNVIASGSSSPLAVMACNQSPELFNQIMLINPDSLLTCSQIPNKHGRVYKFILDLPILGTLLYHIATSKQAIMEEFSNNFCNPYSVNTSLVDAYYESAHLGDSPKSLYASVRCNYTKCNIVNALKKINHSIYIIGGCEMENINEMIREYQIYNPAIESSLVSNSKYLPQLENPSELYRAIQIFFV; encoded by the coding sequence ATGAAAACAAAGAACAAACTATTGACCCTGCTCATTCTATCAGCCAGTACAGCTGTTACCACTGCTGTCATTAATAAATGTATTAAATATTCCGCAACCTCCAAAAACATATTAGCTGATTCAAAATCCCTTTGTTATAAATGGCGATTTGGCAACATTCACTATACAAAAACCGGAACAGGAAAGCCGCTCTTACTCATTCATGATTTAACGGCTTGTTCCAGCGGATACGAATGGAATCAGATGGTAAATCATTTAAAAGAAGAGTATACCGTATATACCTTAGACCTTCTGGGATGTGGACGCTCTGAAAAACCGGATCTGACTTATACCAATTATCTATATGTTCAGTTGATCTCTGACTTTATTAAATCAGAAATTGGACATCGTACCAATGTCATTGCATCCGGCTCTTCTTCACCGCTTGCTGTTATGGCCTGTAATCAGTCCCCGGAATTATTTAATCAGATCATGCTGATTAATCCAGATTCCTTACTGACATGCAGCCAGATTCCAAACAAGCATGGTAGAGTTTATAAATTTATTTTGGACTTGCCTATATTGGGGACATTGCTCTATCACATTGCTACCAGTAAGCAGGCAATTATGGAGGAATTTTCCAATAATTTTTGCAATCCTTATTCCGTTAATACCTCTCTGGTTGATGCTTATTATGAATCAGCTCATCTGGGCGATTCTCCCAAATCCTTATATGCCAGTGTAAGATGCAATTATACCAAGTGCAATATTGTTAATGCCTTAAAGAAAATCAATCATAGCATCTATATCATAGGGGGATGTGAAATGGAAAATATTAACGAGATGATTCGGGAATATCAGATATATAATCCGGCCATTGAAAGTTCACTGGTTAGTAACTCCAAGTACCTTCCTCAATTAGAAAATCCTTCTGAGCTGTATCGTGCCATTCAAATATTCTTTGTTTAA
- a CDS encoding ParA family protein, with the protein MGRIIAIANQKGGVGKTTTAINLSACLAESRQRVLAVDFDPQGNETSGLGIEKSSIERTVYDLLVGECEIEECLITNVQENLDLLPSNVDLAGAEIELLEIENKETLLKTYLEKIKNHYDFIIIDCPPSLNLLTINALTAANTVLVPIQCEYYALEGLSQVLKTVNLVKKKLNPALEMEGVVFTMYDARTNLSLEVVESVKNNLNQNIYKTIIPRNVRLAEAPSHGMPINLYDSRSAGAESYRLLAAEVISRGEEI; encoded by the coding sequence ATGGGAAGAATCATTGCGATAGCAAACCAGAAGGGCGGAGTTGGTAAAACGACTACCGCGATCAATTTATCTGCTTGTCTGGCGGAATCAAGACAGCGGGTATTGGCTGTGGATTTTGATCCACAGGGAAACGAGACCAGCGGACTGGGAATCGAAAAAAGTTCCATTGAGCGAACGGTATACGATCTGCTGGTAGGAGAGTGTGAAATTGAAGAGTGTTTGATCACCAATGTTCAGGAAAACCTGGATTTGCTTCCTTCTAATGTGGATTTAGCAGGAGCAGAGATCGAATTACTGGAAATTGAGAACAAGGAAACACTCCTCAAAACATATCTTGAAAAAATCAAGAATCACTATGATTTTATTATCATAGATTGTCCTCCGTCATTGAATCTATTGACAATTAATGCCTTAACAGCTGCAAACACCGTATTGGTACCAATTCAATGTGAATATTACGCATTAGAGGGCTTGAGCCAGGTGCTGAAAACCGTAAATCTGGTAAAAAAGAAACTAAATCCTGCTCTTGAGATGGAAGGTGTGGTTTTTACCATGTATGATGCCAGGACAAATCTATCTCTGGAGGTTGTTGAGAGCGTTAAAAATAATTTAAACCAGAATATCTATAAAACCATTATACCCAGAAATGTCAGACTGGCAGAGGCTCCCAGCCATGGAATGCCGATTAATTTATATGATTCCAGATCAGCGGGAGCGGAGAGCTACCGGCTGCTGGCGGCAGAAGTAATAAGCAGAGGAGAAGAGATATAA
- a CDS encoding DUF4446 family protein, producing the protein MDNSILNQLPVDPAFLIIGLAVITMILLIVVIICLVQMRKLYRRYDYFMRGKDAETLEEIIMEQMEDIAELKAEDRSNKDSLRNTNKNYRSALQKFGLVKYNAFKGMGGNLSFAMAILDYTNSGFVLNSVHSREGCYVYIKEVERGETDVLLGSEEKDALEQALGYHS; encoded by the coding sequence ATGGACAACAGTATATTGAATCAGTTGCCGGTTGACCCTGCTTTTTTAATCATTGGATTAGCTGTAATTACCATGATATTACTGATCGTTGTAATCATATGTCTGGTTCAGATGAGAAAGCTGTATCGCAGATACGACTATTTTATGAGGGGGAAGGATGCAGAAACTCTGGAAGAGATTATTATGGAGCAGATGGAAGATATTGCGGAATTAAAAGCAGAAGACCGGTCCAATAAAGATTCTCTTCGAAATACCAATAAGAATTACAGAAGTGCTCTCCAGAAATTCGGGCTTGTAAAATACAATGCGTTTAAAGGGATGGGCGGAAACTTAAGTTTTGCAATGGCAATCCTCGATTATACAAATTCCGGTTTTGTTTTGAATTCTGTTCATAGCCGGGAAGGGTGCTATGTTTACATCAAGGAAGTGGAAAGAGGAGAAACAGATGTTTTGCTTGGAAGCGAAGAAAAGGATGCTTTGGAGCAGGCATTGGGATATCATTCATAA
- the rsmG gene encoding 16S rRNA (guanine(527)-N(7))-methyltransferase RsmG: MTGAFEESLRKELSLLSIELKENQINQFYDYFQLLVEWNKLMNLTAITEMDEVITKHFVDSLSLIKAVEEIGTKDYRIIDVGTGAGFPGIPLKIAFPELRITLMDSLNKRINFLNEVISRLGLDKIEAIHGRAEDLGRDSLHREQYDLCVSRAVANLSTLSEYCMPFAKVGGYFIPYKSGKIEEELGAAKHAIFLLGGSVKEVKTFLLPGTDAERSLVKIAKNNGTSKKYPRKAGLPSKEPLK; this comes from the coding sequence ATGACAGGAGCATTTGAAGAGAGTCTCCGGAAAGAATTGAGTTTATTATCTATTGAATTAAAAGAAAATCAAATAAATCAATTTTATGATTATTTTCAATTATTAGTAGAATGGAATAAACTCATGAATTTAACTGCAATTACAGAAATGGATGAAGTGATAACAAAGCACTTTGTGGATAGTTTATCCCTGATAAAAGCGGTGGAGGAGATTGGAACAAAGGATTATAGGATCATTGATGTGGGAACGGGAGCGGGATTTCCGGGAATACCTTTAAAGATCGCATTTCCTGAATTAAGGATAACATTAATGGATTCCTTGAATAAAAGGATAAATTTTTTAAATGAAGTGATCAGCCGTTTAGGGCTTGATAAAATAGAAGCCATCCATGGGAGAGCGGAAGACCTGGGAAGAGATTCTCTTCATAGGGAGCAGTATGATCTTTGTGTTTCCAGAGCAGTTGCTAATCTTAGCACATTATCTGAGTATTGCATGCCTTTTGCAAAGGTTGGAGGTTATTTTATTCCATATAAGTCCGGAAAGATTGAAGAAGAGCTGGGAGCGGCAAAACATGCCATATTTTTATTAGGCGGAAGTGTAAAAGAAGTAAAGACCTTTTTATTGCCTGGAACAGATGCTGAGCGATCATTGGTTAAGATAGCCAAGAATAATGGCACCTCTAAAAAGTATCCAAGAAAAGCGGGTTTACCTTCAAAGGAACCGTTAAAATAA
- a CDS encoding ParB/RepB/Spo0J family partition protein, translated as MAKRTGLGKGLGAIFGDEVMESAAEEQEKKNHPKPEQTNAKAEKKEEEPEVGKEMFLKLSSIEPNHNQPRMEFREESLMELAESMKEYGVLQPLLVQKKGDFYEIIAGERRWRAAKLAGLKEVPVVIREYTKQQSMEIALIENVQREDLNPIEEAKAYQKLMQEFGLKQEEIAARVAKNRVTIANSMRLLKLEKKVQDMLIQNQITGGHARALLAVDDPELQFQIAGRIVAENLSVREVEKLVKTLSKKKEPKEKKEEDESIFLIFRELEDRMKTAMGTKVSINRKDSNKGRVEIEYYSEAELERIVELIESIR; from the coding sequence ATGGCAAAGAGAACGGGTTTAGGAAAAGGTCTTGGAGCAATTTTCGGAGATGAAGTAATGGAATCTGCGGCAGAGGAACAGGAAAAGAAAAACCATCCAAAACCGGAGCAGACAAACGCAAAAGCAGAAAAAAAGGAAGAGGAACCGGAAGTCGGAAAAGAGATGTTCCTCAAATTATCCTCCATTGAACCAAACCATAATCAGCCTAGAATGGAATTTCGGGAGGAATCCCTCATGGAATTGGCGGAATCCATGAAAGAATATGGTGTTTTACAGCCGCTTTTAGTACAGAAAAAAGGGGATTTCTATGAAATCATCGCCGGTGAACGCAGATGGAGGGCAGCAAAACTGGCAGGTTTGAAAGAAGTACCTGTGGTAATCCGGGAATATACGAAGCAGCAATCAATGGAAATCGCATTGATTGAAAATGTTCAGAGAGAAGATTTAAATCCCATTGAAGAAGCCAAGGCTTATCAAAAGCTAATGCAGGAATTTGGATTAAAGCAGGAAGAGATCGCAGCGCGAGTGGCCAAAAACAGAGTAACAATAGCCAACAGCATGCGTTTATTAAAGCTGGAGAAAAAAGTCCAGGATATGCTTATTCAAAACCAGATCACGGGAGGACATGCCAGGGCGCTTCTGGCTGTTGATGATCCGGAATTGCAATTTCAGATTGCGGGAAGGATCGTCGCTGAAAATCTCAGCGTCCGTGAGGTGGAAAAACTTGTAAAAACCTTATCAAAGAAAAAGGAACCAAAAGAAAAAAAGGAAGAGGATGAGAGCATTTTCCTGATTTTCAGAGAACTGGAAGACCGGATGAAAACTGCCATGGGAACCAAGGTAAGCATCAACCGGAAAGACAGTAATAAAGGAAGAGTGGAAATAGAGTACTATTCTGAGGCAGAATTGGAAAGAATAGTAGAGTTGATAGAATCCATAAGATAA
- the nudC gene encoding NAD(+) diphosphatase, whose protein sequence is MDSYFLYFQDGRLLLDHRTSKRIPQFEDLKSQSKEAMSCSDYLFSIDQMDFFLIDETAVTLTATDSLSFYETGVIRDLKPMWVSFAAISAGQLHRFYGSNRFCGCCGSPMMKSKKERSMVCSSCGNTVYPKIAPAVIVAVTYNGKLLLAKYAGREYTRYALIAGYTEFGETLEETVNREVMEEVGLRVKNIRYYKNQPWGFSDSILVGYWAELDGSPQVRLDETELSTAVWMAPEDIPDDFTNLSLTHEMILLFKNGKV, encoded by the coding sequence ATGGACAGCTATTTTCTTTATTTCCAGGATGGCCGTCTCCTCCTTGATCACAGAACTTCCAAAAGAATCCCTCAGTTTGAAGATTTAAAAAGCCAGAGCAAGGAGGCCATGTCCTGCTCTGACTATCTTTTTTCCATTGACCAGATGGACTTTTTTCTTATAGATGAAACCGCAGTCACACTGACAGCAACAGATTCTCTTTCCTTTTATGAAACAGGGGTCATAAGGGATCTAAAGCCCATGTGGGTGTCCTTTGCAGCTATTTCCGCAGGACAGCTCCACCGGTTTTACGGCTCCAACCGGTTCTGCGGCTGCTGTGGCTCACCTATGATGAAAAGCAAAAAAGAAAGGTCCATGGTCTGTTCCTCCTGCGGCAATACCGTTTACCCAAAGATTGCTCCAGCCGTCATTGTGGCTGTCACGTACAACGGAAAACTTCTGCTGGCTAAGTATGCCGGAAGGGAATATACCCGGTATGCCCTGATCGCAGGCTATACAGAATTCGGAGAAACCCTGGAAGAAACGGTAAACCGGGAAGTGATGGAGGAAGTAGGGCTACGTGTCAAAAATATCCGCTATTATAAGAACCAGCCATGGGGATTCAGCGATTCCATTTTAGTCGGATACTGGGCTGAGCTGGATGGTTCTCCACAGGTCCGCCTGGATGAAACAGAATTATCCACAGCCGTCTGGATGGCTCCTGAGGATATCCCTGATGATTTCACCAATTTAAGCCTGACCCATGAAATGATCCTTCTCTTCAAAAATGGAAAAGTGTAA
- the mnmG gene encoding tRNA uridine-5-carboxymethylaminomethyl(34) synthesis enzyme MnmG, with product MQHLEESYDVVIVGAGHAGCEAALACARLGLETIMFTVSVDSIALMPCNPNIGGSSKGHLVRELDALGGEMGKNIDKTFIQSKMLNQSKGPAVHSLRAQADKQEYSRSMRMTLENTDHLTIRQAEVSEIIVEDGTLTGVKTFSGAVYRCKAAILATGTYLKARCIYGDVSEYTGPNGLKAANHLTDSLKEHGIEMLRFKTGTPARVDKKSIDFSRMEEQLGDEKVVPFSFSTDRVTLQKEQISCWLTYTNEKTHEIIRENLDRSPLYSGAIEGTGPRYCPSIEDKVVKFPDKDRHQVFVEPEGLYTNEMYLGGMSSSLPEDVQYAMYRTVPGLEKVKIVRNAYAIEYDCINSIQLKSTLETLPINGLYCGGQFNGSSGYEEAAVQGFMAGVNAAMKILGREQIVLDRSQAYIGVLIDDLVTKENHEPYRMMTSRAEYRLLLRQDNADIRLMGIGHDIGLISDEQYEKLLLKERLIEEEIKRLETTNIGASKEVQEFLEENGSTPLKTGTTLAELVRRPELDYVMLTKIDKNRTALSEDVIEQVNINIKYDGYIRRQRQQVIQYKKLENKKLDVEFDYSTVKGLRREAIQKLNLYKPMSIGQASRISGVSPADISVLLVFLEQLRYQKSLEKKE from the coding sequence ATGCAGCATTTAGAAGAGTCTTATGATGTCGTCATAGTCGGTGCAGGACATGCCGGCTGTGAGGCGGCCCTTGCCTGTGCAAGGCTGGGTCTTGAGACAATTATGTTTACAGTCAGCGTAGACAGCATTGCGCTGATGCCCTGTAACCCTAATATCGGCGGAAGCTCCAAAGGCCATCTGGTAAGGGAGCTTGATGCTTTAGGCGGTGAAATGGGTAAAAATATTGATAAAACGTTTATACAATCCAAAATGTTAAACCAGTCAAAAGGACCGGCAGTCCATTCCTTAAGGGCCCAGGCAGACAAGCAGGAGTATTCCAGATCCATGAGAATGACCCTGGAGAATACGGATCATTTGACCATAAGGCAGGCAGAGGTTTCTGAAATAATTGTAGAGGATGGAACCCTGACAGGAGTCAAGACCTTTTCCGGGGCAGTATACCGCTGTAAGGCGGCCATACTGGCTACGGGAACCTATTTAAAGGCAAGGTGCATCTATGGCGATGTAAGCGAGTATACAGGCCCTAACGGCCTTAAGGCAGCCAATCATCTGACGGATTCCCTAAAGGAGCATGGAATCGAGATGCTGCGCTTTAAGACGGGTACTCCTGCCAGAGTGGACAAGAAAAGCATTGATTTTTCCAGGATGGAAGAGCAGCTGGGAGATGAGAAAGTGGTGCCCTTTTCCTTTTCTACCGATAGGGTGACGTTACAGAAGGAACAGATATCCTGTTGGCTTACTTATACCAATGAAAAGACCCATGAGATCATTCGGGAAAATTTAGACCGTTCCCCCTTATATTCAGGAGCCATCGAAGGCACTGGGCCAAGGTACTGCCCATCCATTGAGGACAAGGTTGTAAAATTTCCGGATAAGGACCGCCATCAGGTCTTTGTAGAGCCGGAGGGCCTTTATACCAATGAAATGTACTTAGGCGGCATGTCAAGTTCTCTGCCAGAGGATGTTCAGTATGCCATGTACCGGACAGTTCCTGGGTTAGAGAAGGTGAAAATTGTCAGGAATGCGTATGCCATTGAATATGACTGCATCAATTCCATACAGCTTAAGTCAACCTTGGAAACTCTGCCAATCAATGGATTGTATTGTGGCGGACAGTTTAACGGAAGCTCCGGATATGAGGAAGCGGCAGTCCAGGGATTTATGGCCGGTGTAAATGCAGCTATGAAAATCCTGGGGAGAGAGCAGATCGTGCTGGATCGTTCCCAGGCTTATATCGGCGTTTTAATCGACGATCTTGTTACAAAAGAAAATCATGAACCGTACCGTATGATGACATCAAGGGCGGAATACAGGCTGTTGCTGCGTCAGGACAATGCGGATATCCGTCTAATGGGAATCGGCCATGATATAGGGTTAATCAGTGATGAACAGTATGAGAAGCTGCTTTTAAAGGAAAGGCTGATTGAGGAAGAAATCAAGCGCTTGGAGACCACTAATATAGGAGCATCCAAAGAAGTGCAGGAATTTCTGGAAGAAAACGGCAGTACTCCTTTAAAAACCGGCACAACCCTGGCTGAGCTGGTGAGAAGACCTGAGCTTGATTATGTTATGTTAACTAAAATAGATAAGAACAGGACTGCTCTTTCAGAAGATGTGATTGAACAGGTCAATATTAATATTAAATACGATGGATATATCCGCAGACAGAGACAGCAGGTAATTCAGTATAAAAAGCTGGAGAATAAAAAGCTGGATGTGGAATTTGATTATTCTACGGTTAAGGGGCTTCGAAGAGAGGCCATCCAGAAACTAAATCTATATAAGCCAATGTCCATTGGACAGGCATCCAGAATATCCGGCGTGTCTCCGGCAGATATATCTGTTTTGCTTGTTTTTCTGGAACAGCTTCGTTATCAGAAGAGCCTGGAAAAGAAAGAATGA
- the adhE gene encoding bifunctional acetaldehyde-CoA/alcohol dehydrogenase, protein MAKKEEQVRIPDIIDSVDALIAKMEAMREAQRVFASFTQEQVDKIFYEAASAANKLRIPLAKMAVEETGMGVVEDKVIKNNYAAEYIYNTYKDTKTCGVIEEDKAFGIKKIAEPIGLIAAVIPTTNPTSTAIFKTLISLKTRNAIMISPHPRAKNSTIAAAKVVLDAAVKAGAPEGIIGWIDVPSLELTNEVMRSADIILATGGPGMVKAAYSSGKPALGVGAGNTPVIIDDTADIKMAVSSIIHSKTFDNGMICASEQSVTVLEPIYDAVKKEFAARGCYFLKEDELNKVRKTIIINGALNAKIVGQKAHTIAKLAGVEVPESAKILIGEVESVNIEEEFAHEKLSPVLAMYKAKTFDEAIEKAEQLVADGGYGHTSSLYINVNEKEKMEKHAAAMKTCRILVNTPSSHGGIGDLYNFKLQPSLTLGCGSWGGNSVSENVGVKHLLNIKTVAERRENMLWFRNPEKVYFKKGCMPVALSELKDVYNKKRAFIVTDSFLYMNGYTKPITDKLDEMGIVYSVFSDVQPDPTLANAQAGAAAMKAFQPDTIIALGGGSAMDAAKIMWVMYEHPEVDFQDMAMRFMDIRKRVYTFPKMGEKAYFVAIPTSSGTGSEVTSFAVITDQETGVKYPLADYELMPNMAIVDADNMMSQPKGLTSASGIDVMTHALEAYASIMASDYTDGLALKSMKNVFNYLPIAYNDGTNVEARCKMADASCMAGMAFNNAFLGVCHSMAHKLGAYHHLPHGVANALLITLVMEFNACEVPTKMGTFPQYEYPHTLARYAECARFCGIEGKDDADLLKKFIAKIEELKKAVGIKATIKEYGIDEKHFLDTLDEMVENAFDDQCTGANPRYPLMSEIKEMYLKAYYGK, encoded by the coding sequence ATGGCAAAGAAAGAAGAACAGGTAAGAATTCCTGATATCATTGATAGTGTAGATGCCCTGATTGCAAAGATGGAAGCCATGAGAGAGGCTCAGAGAGTATTTGCTTCCTTCACCCAGGAACAGGTGGATAAGATCTTTTATGAAGCAGCAAGTGCTGCCAATAAGTTAAGAATTCCTCTGGCAAAAATGGCTGTAGAAGAAACCGGCATGGGTGTTGTGGAAGATAAGGTCATTAAGAACAACTATGCTGCAGAATATATTTATAACACTTATAAGGACACCAAGACCTGCGGTGTGATCGAAGAAGATAAGGCATTTGGCATTAAGAAAATTGCAGAGCCTATTGGTCTGATTGCGGCAGTTATCCCTACCACAAACCCAACTTCAACTGCTATTTTTAAGACACTGATCAGCTTAAAGACCAGAAATGCTATCATGATTTCCCCTCACCCCCGTGCAAAGAATTCTACCATTGCGGCTGCAAAGGTGGTACTTGATGCAGCTGTCAAAGCCGGCGCACCGGAAGGGATCATTGGATGGATCGACGTTCCTTCTCTGGAACTGACCAATGAGGTCATGAGAAGCGCAGATATCATTCTGGCGACCGGCGGCCCGGGAATGGTGAAGGCTGCATATTCTTCCGGAAAGCCAGCCCTTGGCGTTGGTGCAGGCAATACCCCTGTAATCATTGATGATACGGCGGATATTAAGATGGCAGTCAGCTCCATCATTCATTCCAAGACCTTTGATAATGGTATGATCTGTGCTTCTGAGCAGTCTGTAACAGTACTTGAACCTATTTATGATGCGGTTAAAAAAGAATTTGCTGCTAGAGGATGCTATTTCCTGAAGGAAGATGAACTGAATAAGGTTCGTAAGACCATTATTATCAACGGAGCCTTAAATGCCAAGATCGTAGGCCAAAAAGCCCACACCATTGCAAAGCTTGCAGGCGTGGAAGTTCCTGAATCCGCAAAGATCCTGATCGGTGAAGTTGAGAGCGTTAATATTGAAGAAGAATTCGCACATGAGAAACTGTCACCGGTTCTGGCTATGTATAAGGCTAAGACCTTTGATGAAGCCATTGAGAAGGCAGAACAGCTGGTTGCTGACGGCGGTTACGGACATACTTCTTCTCTCTATATAAATGTAAATGAAAAAGAGAAAATGGAAAAGCATGCAGCGGCTATGAAAACCTGCCGTATCCTGGTGAATACTCCTTCTTCTCATGGCGGAATCGGCGATCTTTACAACTTCAAGCTTCAGCCATCCCTGACTCTGGGCTGTGGTTCCTGGGGCGGAAACTCTGTTTCTGAAAACGTTGGGGTTAAGCATTTGCTGAATATTAAGACCGTTGCTGAGAGGAGAGAGAACATGCTGTGGTTCAGAAATCCGGAAAAGGTTTACTTTAAAAAGGGTTGTATGCCTGTCGCACTTAGCGAATTAAAGGATGTATATAACAAAAAGAGAGCATTTATAGTAACAGACTCCTTCCTTTACATGAACGGTTATACCAAACCGATTACAGATAAATTAGATGAAATGGGCATTGTTTACTCCGTATTCTCCGATGTCCAGCCAGACCCGACCCTTGCAAATGCCCAGGCAGGAGCAGCGGCTATGAAGGCATTCCAGCCGGATACCATTATCGCCTTAGGTGGTGGTTCCGCCATGGACGCAGCCAAGATCATGTGGGTAATGTATGAGCATCCTGAGGTAGATTTCCAGGATATGGCCATGCGCTTTATGGATATCCGCAAGAGAGTCTACACATTCCCTAAAATGGGTGAAAAGGCTTACTTTGTAGCGATCCCAACTTCTTCCGGTACTGGTTCAGAGGTAACCTCTTTCGCGGTTATCACGGATCAGGAAACAGGGGTGAAATATCCGCTTGCAGACTATGAATTAATGCCGAATATGGCTATCGTTGATGCAGACAACATGATGAGTCAGCCTAAGGGCCTTACAAGTGCTTCTGGTATTGACGTTATGACTCATGCATTGGAGGCTTATGCTTCCATAATGGCTTCTGATTATACCGATGGTCTTGCTCTTAAGTCAATGAAAAATGTATTTAACTATCTGCCTATCGCATACAACGACGGAACCAACGTAGAGGCAAGATGTAAGATGGCAGATGCTTCCTGTATGGCCGGTATGGCATTTAATAACGCATTCTTAGGTGTATGCCATTCCATGGCTCATAAATTAGGTGCTTATCATCACCTTCCACACGGTGTAGCAAATGCATTGCTGATCACCTTGGTTATGGAATTCAATGCTTGTGAAGTTCCTACAAAAATGGGAACCTTCCCACAATATGAGTATCCTCATACCCTTGCAAGGTATGCAGAGTGTGCACGTTTCTGTGGTATCGAAGGTAAGGATGATGCAGATCTGCTTAAGAAGTTCATTGCTAAGATTGAGGAATTAAAGAAGGCAGTGGGAATCAAGGCAACCATTAAGGAATATGGAATCGATGAGAAACACTTCCTGGATACTCTGGATGAAATGGTTGAAAATGCATTTGATGACCAGTGTACAGGTGCAAACCCGAGATATCCTCTTATGAGTGAGATCAAAGAAATGTATTTAAAGGCTTACTATGGTAAATAA